TTATTGGCCATTCCATGGACCTTGGTCATTTGTCATTGGGCATTTACCAAGCTCTCCCCATCCGCGTGAATCCGCGTCCATCTGCGGCTGACCTCAAGTTCGAAAATCGAAATTCGCCATTCGCAATTTTGCTCACTCCATCCCCAACTGCTCCTGCAAAAACGCGATATTCACTCGGGCCTGTTCACGTTGTCGCGCGAGTTGAGCCAGTTGAGCCTGGACCAATCGCAACCGCGCATTGAACAACGTTTGCAATTCACCGAACTTCCGCTCGCACGCGAGCGCCTCCTCTTTCAGCTTCTCCAGCCGCTCCTGCACCCGCCGCTCAATCTCCTGCCGCAACGAATTCGACATCGGCTTCGACGCATCATATTTGAAAATCCCTTCACACGTCTTGCGCCACGCCAGCAATCCCAAAACCTGCGTTTCACCCAATCCCGCGATCTTCGCCAATGCCGCTTCCGTGATGTCGGCCGTCGTTTCGATGCCGTGCGATTGCAACATCGTCTTGTCACCCAATCCCACCCCGGACACCAACGCATCGCGCAACAACAAATCGTCCAAAAATTCCTGCATCTGATACTTCTTGCGATCCCCCGCCAGGTCACCTTCAATGTCCCGTCGCACATGCCCCGGCCGGCTCAACATGCGCAACATCGGCAGGACGACGGCATGCAGTTTGGAAAACTCCCGGTTATAATCCGCTACGAGCATCTGTTGACTCGGGGCGCTCTGCAACGAGGCTTCGGCTTCCGCCAGGGCTTTCTGGTTCGCGTCCAGCGCGGTGGACAGCCAATTCTTTTTCCAGCCGCCAAGAGCCACTGTTTTTTGCAGCGAATTCCAAAGTCCCGCCGGTTCCGATGGCAGCGCCTCGGGTGCCAGATCAGCAAAGACGGGCAGCGGCTCGATGGCAAACGGATGCGGACGTATGCTGCGCAAGCGCGTGATAAAATCCGCCTCCTTCAACAGCATGCTTGTGTCACTGGTATGCTCTTCGCGGAATGGAAAGAGATCCACCTCCGTCTCACGCATCACGGAACACCACGGGCATTCCACTGCCTTTTTCCAAAAGATATGTCCCGAATGATTTGCGCACGCCGTGAGGTTTTTCAACAATTCTTCCAGGCATTCCTTCCACTCCGCCGCCTGCGGTCTCGCCTTCGGCGCCTCCGAACCCTTCAAAAACGCGCGCATGAAAAGCTCCTGCATGCATCCCGGCAACGCCGTCAAGGCTGGACAACCCGGCGGTGGTGCGAGCGGCAAACCAAGTTCTTTCGGCGCGAAAGCAAACGCGAATTCGCCGATCGCCGCCTCCGGTGTCAGTTGTTTTCCCCCGCGTGGCACACCGGCAAACGGATGTCGCCCGGCAAAGCACAAAAGAAATATCAACTGTGCCAGCCCGAACAAATCATGATTCACATCCCGATGCAGGCCAACCAGATTTTTGCCCTGCAACTCCGGCGGCGTCCACAACGGCGTCCCCACATCCGAAGTGTAAACCGTCCCTTCATCCGCCACTTGAAAGCTGTCACAATCAATCAATCGCACGGTGGCATCCGGCAGGACTTTGACATTTTGTTCGCTGATGTCCCCGATCACAATTTCATGGCAATGCAGCTCATCGAAAACGTGGGCGAGATTATACGCCACATGCGCCATGAACCTGAAACTGGCCTTGGGAAAATGATGCAGCCGCGCCCGCGTGCCGTAGAGATCATGAATTTCATGCCCACGCACAAATGGAATCAGAATGCCAACCACCTTGGATAAATCCGCATCGGCGAAGAGCAAAGACTTGGGCAATGCCGCCACCTTTGAAAGTGCCTCTGCGCGCGACCGCAGCAACTTCAACTTCCGGGTTTGCACCACGTCCGGCTTTTCATGATAAACCTTTACGCACAGCGTCTCGGTGTCCTTGAGGCGATAAAGCACCCCCTCGCCGCCGCTGGCAAACTGGTCGCCCAGTGGCAGCATCCTTCCCGACTCGTCATAAACTTCATTCATCATGCACCATGAGAACGAGGCTTTTGTCGTCGTCGGTTCGGGCGCATACGCGCTCCGATTCCAATAATTGGTGCAGACCGGAACTGAAACTTTCCTGATTCATCTCCGACTTGAGCCGGCGGGCCAGTGGTGAAAAAAATGGCGGATGCGGAATACACGCATTCATATCCAACGCCAGCCGTTCCAATCCGTCGGTGATCCCCACAATGAAATCCAGCCGTCCATCGATGCGCCCCATCTGAAAGGAACTCGCCGCCGTCGGTGAAGTCACAAATTCAGTCTGCCCAACAAATTCTCCCTGTGCCGGCCACGTAACCGCTCCGAGAATCCCGCCTCGCGAGGCCGCCCAACACCCGTCGCCAATTTGAAAGAAAAGGGAAATTTTCGGATGCGCCACGGATACCAGCAATGTGCAGGCAAAATCCTGCACTGGCGCCCGTCGTTCAGCAGCCAGTTGCTGCAGCGTTCTCTGCTGCTCCTGGATCATCAGCTTGCCATCCAGCCGCTCGTAAGCTGCCAGGACCCGCGCTGGATCAGGATGATCATTCAGTTCGCGGGCGAAAAACTCAATCGCTCCCTCCGAAACCAACTGTGCAGCTTCATCAGCAAAACGCGCCGACCCCGCACCATCAGATAACGCGCAAATGACAACATTCCGATCCGGCCCCACAACTCGCAATGTGCTCCAGTCCTGGCATGGCAGGCAGTTCTCCAAATGCGCCGAACCACGCACTGACGCGTTTGCGAATTTCCACATCGCTCTAGACATTCACTGTGGCCCAGCCGGCGATGGAAGGCAGAACGATTCCCTGCGTGCCGGGATTGGCCGAGGAAACCGTCCTCAGCGACGAGGATAGCCATGTGAACAACCCTTGGAAATCCAAACCGTTCAGCTTGATCGCCGGTCGGCTTGCTGGACACAACTCATTCAGCTTCCCTTGATTCGCATCGGACACCGCCACACCAAAAAACATTAATTTTTTATCCACCTCACCTGCTCTTACAATCTCAACCGCCTGTCTCCAGTTCGCCGTTTCGTAATCCGTTGGCTCTCCATCCGTGATCAGAAAAATCCATGGGCGAAAATAACTCACCCCTGCCGCCCGGTATTTTCTCTTTCTTTTTTCCAACAGCTCGCAGGCCTGCACCACCGCTTCACCCATCGGCGTCTTGCCACCCGCCTCGAAACGCGGCGGCACGAATGCTGAGGGACTGACAAAATCCTGCACAATATGCACCCCGTCACCAAAGGTGATGATGGCTGTCTCCACTCGCTTGCACGCCAGCCGGCTCCGCGTCAAATCATGGGCAAAAAGGTCCACACCCAAATTCAAAAAATCAATGGCCGCTCCCCGCATCGAACTGGACACATCCAGCACCAGCACGCACGGGCACCTCGGCTCCGGATTGTCGACGAATTCGACATCAATAAATGGCAGTTGGTCACTCATGGCATATTCCTGTTCGTTAACTGTCTTAATTCCTCTTCCCTTTATCCACAGTCCCTTTATCCACAGTCTCACCAATTCGCGAAACCAAGTCTTATGGTCCGCACATCACTTTCATCCGACCTCTTGGCACCTCTTACAGCCACATGTCCTATTTTAAGGCAATATTGGCTGCCTGGATGCGCTATGTCTATACCTCCTTAGCAAGAACGTTGCCCAACTCCCGAAATCGATTCATTCTTTTTATAAACACCTCCTCCAAAACTCTCCTCCCCCTCTCAACTGCGGATATCTCATGCTCCTTTCAAATAAAATGGCATTGTGCGGAGAACACTCTGGCCCTGCATACGCTCTGTTGTAAAATGACCTCCCTGTAGATTTCCCGGATATCAGACTCGACAAAACCCATCGCTTTTCATCATCCCAAATCCCGATTCCGAAAATCAACCACCGCCACCAATGCCGATGAGAAAACCACCCCGCTACTCACGCTGAAATTACTTTCGCTTCGCCTCCTTTCCTCTCCATTAAAACAACTTCGGTGGCTGTAATACGTTAAATAATGCTGTCTGAATAAACCTCGCACCGGCTCGAAATTCAGACCCCGGAGGATCACCAGCAACCCGTTTCTCAACCTCTTGCGAAATTACCGCGTGCCTTAAATCTGGACAGAACAAAACGTGATTCGCTTCTCTTCATGTCAAACACTCGAGCCAACCTGAGCTCTAAATAGTGGCACGCAGTTGTAAGGATTTTGATTGCATGCGCAGTCGAATTTCCAATACTGCTTCATCCAACTGGACCAGCGGCTCGAATTCCACTACGTTCTAATATGCGTTTGCACGCTTCGCTTCCAAGCCTGATTGTTTCCTTGCTGGCCTGTTGCCTTCTATCTCCCAACGCTCGTGCTGACATCTGGAGCACCGCTTATTACGCCGCCTGGCGGCAGGGAATGATGCCCGCTTCCAATGTCGACTACACCGCCCTCACCCATGTCATCCACTTTTCCATCGAACCCAATGCCGATGGCTCCTTGAATACCGGCGTCAATGGCATCACAGCCTCCTATTCCAACGATCTTGTTACTCGTGCCCATAATGCTGGAAAAAAGGTTCTTATCTGCATCGGCGGTGCTGACACCCAGATAAAATTCCAGGGTGCAACGAGCGCCACAAATCGCACCACCTTCGTCAACAACCTGGTCTCCTTCATGAAAACGTACAATTACGATGGCATCGACGTCGATTGGGAACCGTTGGATGCTGCTGATGCCAATCTGTTCACCAACCTTGTCGTCAACTGCGCTCCGCTTTATCCATTGCCAAACCACAGTCGCTTCTTACTGCCGCTGCCCTGACGTCCTCTTCCTCCATTTTTTTCCCGGTGCGCAGTCAGTTCGATCAAATCAATATCATGACTTACGATCTGTCCGGACCCTGGGCTGGTTGGATCACCTGGTTTAATTCTCCGATTTATGATGGTGGCACCCGCTTCCCCAGCTCCCACGGTTTGGTCCCTTCCATCGATGGCAGTGTAAATGCCTTTATCGCCGCAGGGATACCAGCCGGCAAGCTCGGCATTGGCATTGCCTTTTATGGTTACATCTGGAGCGGTGGCACCGGGACAACGAATGGTGGAGTGGCCTTCCCACGCGAATCTTATACCACAGATCCAGTTGCCGTTCCCTGTTCCTACGACGAAATCATGACCAATTATCAATCACAACTTTATCGTTGGGACACCTATGCCCAGGCCGCTTACCTGACCATCGATAATTCGGGTTCGGCAAATGATCGATTCATTTCCTATGACGACGAACATGCCTGTCAGGCCAAGGTCAGTTATGCCCGCAATCGCGGTCTCGGTGGTGTCATGATTTTTGATCTCGGCAACGGCTACCGCCCCACTCAACCCGTGGGGAAACGCGATCCGCTCCTCCAAGCCATCAAGCAAGCTCTCGCCACTCCGCTTTTCACTGGTTTGACTCGCACCAACCAACTCACTCAACTCAATTTCAACACCAGCCCGCTTGGTCTTTATCGTGTACTCTGGACGAGTAATCTCATGGGGGGTCCTTGGAATACCCTGACAAACAGTTTGAGCGCCAGCGGAACCAACCTCCAGGTCATCGATTCTGCCACGCCCGCTTCTGACCAACGCTTTTACCGCATCCAAACACCGCCTTGAACCATTATTCAATAGATCTTCCTGGCAATCGGTGGCTCAACCCTTGTTTGAATGCTGATGGCTCTGAAAATGACATATTCATTTCCTACGATGACGAACGCGCTTGTGCCGCCAAAGTGACGTACGCCCGTGACCACCACTTGGGTGGTCTCATGATCTTTGACCTTGGCAATGGCTACCGTCCCTTTCAGTCCGCTGGAGAACAAGATCCATTGCTGAAAACGATTAAAAAATCCTTGTTCAAAGAACCAATCACTACCATCCAACCATGGCGTTGCGCTTGGACCAGGGTAAGCCGGGTTGAACGCCGTCGCCGCACGCCGGTCAAAAGGCTGGAATTAGGACCGTTGGACACTAAACTCGGGAATCACCCAATGAACCATCATAACTTAAGCTTGGCATGACCAGCCCGACCCGTTTTTCCTATGGCTTTTTGGCTCTGCTGCTGGTGCTCGTAATCTGGCTGCATCTGGCTGTTCCATTGCTCGCGGTGCTATTCTCGCTGTTTGTTCTGAATAAGCTCACTTTTGGAAAACACAAATGGCTTGCCGTGGTGCTTTTTATCCTCGTGATTGCCGGCGTCTCCTATGGCGCTGTTCATTTCCTTCGCGCGGCTGTCGTCGCTTTCCCAAAAATCGCTGAAACCTCCATACCCTCGGTGCTGGCATGGGCACAATCCCGGAACATCGAACTGCCGTTCTCCGATTACAGCAGTCTCAAGGATCTCGCTGTGGATACGGTTAGGGAACAACTTCATTCTGTCGGAACCCTGGCCCGCGGCGCCACTTCCCACCTTGTGTTCCTGCTCATCGGCGCGGTCGTCGCCATCAGCCTGTTTCTTAACAGCCAGCTCGACCTGGACCGCCACTCGCATCGCGTTAAGAACAATCTTTATTCCCTTTGTTGCGAAGCCATCGCCGAACGCTTTTTTGCTCTTTACCAAAGCTTCTCCACGGTAATGGGCGCACAAATCGTCATCTCACTGATCAACACCCTGCTCACCACAGTTTTCGTTTTCATCGTCCATCTGCCCTATGGACTTGTAGTCATCGGCGTGACGTTCCTTTGCGGATTGCTGCCGGTAGTCGGCAATTTGATCAGCAACACGATCATCGTGGGTGTTGCTTTCACGATCTCTCCCAGATTCGCATTCATCGCCCTGATTTTCCTGATCGTCGTTCACAAGCTCGAGTATTTCCTTAATAGTAAAATCGTCGGCGATCGCATCCGCAATCCGGTCTGGCTGACGTTGCTTGGCTTGCTGATTGGCGAAAAATTGATGGGCCTGCCCGGCATGATCCTCGCCCCCGTCATTCTCAACTACATCCGCGTCGAAACTTCTCAAATTGAGGTTGTAACTCCTCCAAAGGAATGACGGCTCAGGCTCAAGTTGGAAAAAAACGAATTCACTGACATTGCGAGTGAGTAGGAGTAAATAAAGGAGGCCGGGAATTCCTTCCCGGCCTCCTGCTTTCCCCCGTTTTAGGGAGGTTTAATTCTCCATGCTGCTCAGAGTTTCACTCGATAAAACTTCTTCGCAGCCGCCGGCGTCACCGTGTAAGGCGAAGTGGCCGCTGTCACATCGGTGTAAGGTCCGGTCACCTGATCAGCAGCTTGCAGGAGTCCTGCCGGCCAGACAATCTGCAACTGATTGCCCAAAGGTTGAAGGGTCATTTTTACTGGAGCCGAGGCAAAGCTCACTCCATTGATGCTTCCACCCACATACATGGCGCTGATTTCCATCGGTGACAGCACACGCTGCCACACGCCGAAGTCGTCAATGTCGGCTTCGCCGGTTTCGGCATAGGTGCCGGTTGGATCCTGCCCGATGTTGGTGGGCTGGCCAGTGTTCAAATCACCAGCTCCCACAATCGGACGCCCGTCAACACGGATGCCATCAACATAAGTGAGCCCATAGCCGTTGCGATCAAATGTGTGCACCACATGATGCCAATTCCCATCATTAATGGTGCCATCTCCCCCATTGGCCCCCATACCCGTCGAGCCCGTCTTGTCATAGAGCGACCATCCCCAGCCGCCAGATTTGTACGAGGGAGCGATCACATAACCGGGGCTGTAGGTCGAACCCAATGCGTTGCACAGGAACGGCAGATCACCCTGCAAAGCTCCCGCCGGTTGCCGTACCCAGAAGGCTACCGAGAAGTTCACGTTGGAACTAAACTGGAGATCCGGCCGCAGGCCGAGCGTCACATAACTATAGCTCGCCGAGCTGGAATCCGTGAAGTAATGCAGCGCATTGGCGCCGATCTTACCCGGAACAAACGTCGTCGCGCCCACATTGGTGCCGTTATTTCCCCGTCCGGAATAATCGCGATAATCACCGTCAAACTTGAGGTGCATTAACAGGCCGGAAGTCACATCCACCACCGTGGGAGCGGGCAACACCGTGAGATGCGCGGCACTGCTGTTGGTGGTCCCGAATGGATTGCTCACGGTCACGGAATAATTTCCAGCGTTGGTCAAATCCAACGGTGAGACAACGAGTGTATCGGAGGTCGCGTCGGCAATATCCACGCCGTTAAACTTCCATTGGTAAGAAACTGG
The Pedosphaera parvula Ellin514 DNA segment above includes these coding regions:
- a CDS encoding PP2C family serine/threonine-protein phosphatase, giving the protein MWKFANASVRGSAHLENCLPCQDWSTLRVVGPDRNVVICALSDGAGSARFADEAAQLVSEGAIEFFARELNDHPDPARVLAAYERLDGKLMIQEQQRTLQQLAAERRAPVQDFACTLLVSVAHPKISLFFQIGDGCWAASRGGILGAVTWPAQGEFVGQTEFVTSPTAASSFQMGRIDGRLDFIVGITDGLERLALDMNACIPHPPFFSPLARRLKSEMNQESFSSGLHQLLESERVCARTDDDKSLVLMVHDE
- a CDS encoding vWA domain-containing protein; translated protein: MSDQLPFIDVEFVDNPEPRCPCVLVLDVSSSMRGAAIDFLNLGVDLFAHDLTRSRLACKRVETAIITFGDGVHIVQDFVSPSAFVPPRFEAGGKTPMGEAVVQACELLEKRKRKYRAAGVSYFRPWIFLITDGEPTDYETANWRQAVEIVRAGEVDKKLMFFGVAVSDANQGKLNELCPASRPAIKLNGLDFQGLFTWLSSSLRTVSSANPGTQGIVLPSIAGWATVNV
- a CDS encoding AI-2E family transporter → MTSPTRFSYGFLALLLVLVIWLHLAVPLLAVLFSLFVLNKLTFGKHKWLAVVLFILVIAGVSYGAVHFLRAAVVAFPKIAETSIPSVLAWAQSRNIELPFSDYSSLKDLAVDTVREQLHSVGTLARGATSHLVFLLIGAVVAISLFLNSQLDLDRHSHRVKNNLYSLCCEAIAERFFALYQSFSTVMGAQIVISLINTLLTTVFVFIVHLPYGLVVIGVTFLCGLLPVVGNLISNTIIVGVAFTISPRFAFIALIFLIVVHKLEYFLNSKIVGDRIRNPVWLTLLGLLIGEKLMGLPGMILAPVILNYIRVETSQIEVVTPPKE